A window from Drosophila subobscura isolate 14011-0131.10 chromosome O, UCBerk_Dsub_1.0, whole genome shotgun sequence encodes these proteins:
- the LOC117896761 gene encoding mite allergen Der f 3, whose product MLLSYRCIYSMLLTTIASIMVVLSSSASPSSLLPTVRKCGGANSAMGSSAHTMAMNLAAYGLLENRISTLEAPRQTHWSKKFLAKREATPHTAPYVVSIQMMTPDQGLVHYCAGTVINEHWILTAAHCLGSPQTVENSVIVAGSHDIHDHRGEAANIQMRHIDYYIRHELYLGGVNPYDIALIYIKRPLVFDEYVQPAVLPEQDAQPEGYGTLYGWGNVSMTAVPNYPHKLQEANMPILDMELCEQILARSGLQLHETNLCTGPLTGGVSICTADSGGPLIQQCCEDAFEQGNIVIGIVSWGKMPCGQKNAPSVFVRVSAFTDWIHQVISSATHIM is encoded by the coding sequence ATGCTCTTATCCTATCGATGCATATACTCGATGCTGCTGACGACCATAGCCAGCATTATGGTCGTGCTCAGCAGCAGTGCCTCCCCGAGTTCCCTGCTGCCCACCGTCCGCAAGTGCGGAGGTGCCAACAGCGCCATGGGATCTTCGGCCCACACAATGGCCATGAATCTGGCGGCCTACGGGCTGCTGGAGAACCGGATTAGCACACTGGAAGCACCGCGACAGACGCACTGGAGCAAGAAGTTTCTGGCCAAGCGCGAGGCAACGCCCCACACGGCGCCCTACGTGGTCAGCATACAGATGATGACCCCCGACCAGGGCCTGGTCCACTACTGTGCCGGCACTGTGATCAACGAGCACTGGATCCTCACAGCCGCCCACTGCCTCGGCTCGCCGCAGACAGTCGAGAACTCGGTGATTGTTGCCGGCAGCCACGACATTCACGACCATCGCGGCGAGGCAGCCAACATCCAGATGCGCCACATCGACTACTACATCCGCCACGAGCTCTATCTCGGCGGCGTCAATCCCTACGACATTGCTCTCATCTACATCAAGAGGCCCCTGGTCTTCGACGAGTACGTCCAGCCGGCCGTGCTGCCCGAGCAGGATGCCCAGCCCGAGGGCTACGGCACTCTGTACGGCTGGGGCAACGTCTCCATGACCGCCGTGCCCAACTATCCGCACAAGCTGCAGGAAGCCAACATGCCCATCCTGGACATGGAGCTGTGTGAGCAGATTCTCGCCCGCTCCGGCCTCCAGCTGCACGAGACGAACCTCTGCACAGGCCCCCTCACCGGCGGCGTTAGCATCTGCACCGCCGACTCTGGCGGTCCGCTCATCCAGCAGTGCTGCGAGGACGCCTTCGAGCAGGGCAACATTGTCATCGGCATCGTCTCCTGGGGCAAAATGCCGTGCGGCCAGAAGAACGCGCCCTCCGTCTTTGTGAGGGTTTCGGCCTTCACCGACTGGATCCATCAGGTCATTAGCTCGGCCACGCACATCATGTAA